One window of Paenibacillus sp. FSL K6-3182 genomic DNA carries:
- a CDS encoding sigma-70 family RNA polymerase sigma factor yields MPSSSLRPGVDFGETYLLYGKMLYRIAMIHLGNKEDAEEAMQETFAKLLYKSPEFNDQNHKKAWLIRVITNQCKNMLGSLWRRRVVKMEEMNDFFESETDRTVMDHVMALPFKFKAVIHLYYYEDYSVNQIADILQISESAVKMRLQRGRQRLKLELEGER; encoded by the coding sequence ATGCCAAGCAGTTCGCTCCGGCCGGGCGTCGATTTTGGGGAAACCTATCTTTTATACGGCAAAATGCTTTACCGAATCGCAATGATTCACCTCGGAAACAAAGAGGACGCAGAAGAAGCCATGCAGGAAACATTTGCGAAATTATTGTATAAATCACCTGAATTTAATGATCAGAATCATAAAAAGGCATGGCTCATAAGAGTCATCACGAACCAATGCAAAAATATGTTAGGCAGCTTATGGCGAAGACGTGTAGTGAAGATGGAAGAAATGAATGATTTTTTTGAATCGGAAACGGACCGTACCGTTATGGATCATGTCATGGCACTGCCGTTTAAATTCAAAGCGGTGATTCATCTTTATTATTATGAGGATTACTCGGTCAACCAAATTGCAGACATATTGCAAATTAGTGAGTCTGCAGTAAAGATGCGTTTGCAACGGGGAAGGCAGCGGTTAAAGCTTGAATTGGAAGGAGAACGATAA
- a CDS encoding HAMP domain-containing sensor histidine kinase, which yields MINTLYVRIICTFLAVIIFSLLSSFFIGYSIFKKEINHVGQNDMLAAGEEMITLYEQTRPDDLSVFLTRMVKVSAYPIHMYDASGNVTIYALNNTSNVKIAPEAVQQVLRGQFYRSPGKEGQTFVGIPFPIDGKIQAMFMQFSAQNEDIINRMMLLILLLGLFIGSLCILIAARYLVKPIQAMTQATKRLAKGDFDVEIKLKSADEIGVLSHSFNEMASELKQLEQMRQDFVSNVSHEIQTPLTSISGFAMAMKNNSLVAENNRNYYLDIIIMESGRLSRLSDNLLRLASLDSDQHPFEPMTYNLDEQIRQIVVTCEPQWSSKDIRIDLEWANTIKITADQDQLNQVWMNLLGNSIKFTPEGGHIEISLTQSDTEVLFTITDSGIGIAADKLEHVFERFYKSDQSRNRNISGNGLGLAIAKKIVTLHHGTIEMKSRLGEGTTVMVYLPIQ from the coding sequence ATGATCAATACATTATATGTCCGCATCATTTGCACGTTTCTCGCCGTCATCATTTTCAGCTTATTGTCTTCATTTTTTATAGGCTATTCTATATTCAAGAAAGAAATAAACCATGTCGGTCAGAACGACATGCTTGCAGCAGGAGAGGAAATGATTACTCTCTATGAACAAACAAGGCCGGATGATCTGAGTGTTTTCCTAACAAGAATGGTAAAGGTGTCCGCTTATCCAATCCACATGTATGATGCATCCGGAAATGTTACGATCTATGCTTTAAACAATACGAGTAATGTGAAAATTGCGCCGGAGGCTGTTCAGCAGGTGCTTCGAGGGCAATTTTATCGCTCACCTGGTAAGGAAGGTCAAACATTCGTTGGTATTCCTTTTCCCATCGATGGGAAGATACAGGCCATGTTTATGCAGTTTTCAGCGCAAAATGAAGATATTATAAATCGAATGATGCTGCTCATACTGCTTCTTGGCTTATTTATTGGGAGCCTATGCATCCTCATTGCGGCTCGTTATTTGGTGAAACCGATTCAAGCGATGACGCAAGCGACCAAGAGGCTTGCCAAGGGAGATTTCGATGTGGAAATCAAACTGAAAAGCGCGGATGAAATAGGAGTCTTAAGCCATAGCTTTAATGAAATGGCGAGTGAACTGAAACAGCTGGAGCAGATGCGGCAGGATTTTGTATCGAATGTATCGCACGAAATTCAAACACCGCTAACGTCTATATCGGGTTTTGCAATGGCGATGAAGAACAACAGCTTGGTAGCAGAAAATAATCGTAATTATTATTTGGATATTATTATTATGGAGAGCGGGCGGCTATCGAGGCTTAGCGATAATTTGCTGAGGCTTGCCTCGCTTGATTCCGATCAGCATCCATTCGAGCCGATGACGTATAATCTCGACGAGCAAATTAGACAAATCGTCGTTACTTGCGAGCCTCAATGGTCGTCCAAAGACATTCGTATCGATTTAGAATGGGCGAACACGATCAAGATTACAGCAGATCAGGATCAGTTGAACCAAGTTTGGATGAATTTACTCGGCAACAGCATCAAATTCACACCTGAAGGCGGACATATCGAAATTTCTTTAACTCAATCCGATACTGAAGTGCTATTCACAATAACCGATTCAGGTATTGGCATTGCGGCAGATAAGCTTGAGCATGTGTTTGAGCGGTTTTACAAGTCGGACCAATCGCGCAACCGCAATATTAGCGGCAATGGTTTGGGGCTTGCGATCGCCAAAAAAATTGTTACTCTTCATCATGGAACGATCGAAATGAAAAGTAGGCTAGGCGAAGGTACGACAGTAATGGTATATTTACCCATTCAATAA